A region from the Methanoregula sp. UBA64 genome encodes:
- a CDS encoding PLP-dependent aminotransferase family protein: MTFTFARRIGHAPASFLGELFRVSSDPSIISFAGGLPSSALIDTTGIAQAAHDVLENDPKTALQYSTTDGYLPLRQYIADRYKKRLGLPATADEIQIVNGSQQCLDLIAKIFLDPGDRVGMERPGYLGAIEAFSLYEPVFAAVPLDTEGPDPAAFEAMQNAGPVRFFYGIPNSQNPSGCTYSQDRRKAIAECLSGTDTVFYEDDAFGELFFDAKPRLPVKRYLPDQSVMSGSFSKITAPGMRIGWIYAPKEILAAFNTVKQAADLHSNFLCQQILARYLATTDLDAHIRKIVGVYARQCRLMCDLFDDLMPALSHTTPEGGMFLTATLPRGMDAMDVFREGVAHKVAVLPGMPFFVDGGGADTIRLNFSSSSEETITEGMHRLAGVVNRAQ; this comes from the coding sequence ATGACATTTACCTTTGCAAGGAGGATCGGGCACGCACCGGCATCGTTCCTGGGGGAACTCTTCAGGGTCTCCTCCGATCCCTCGATCATCTCGTTTGCCGGGGGACTTCCCTCGTCCGCACTGATCGATACCACCGGGATCGCACAGGCTGCCCATGATGTTCTCGAAAACGACCCGAAGACCGCCCTCCAGTACTCCACCACCGACGGCTACCTCCCGCTGCGGCAGTACATCGCGGACCGGTACAAAAAAAGGCTCGGCCTTCCGGCAACCGCAGACGAGATCCAGATCGTAAACGGCTCCCAGCAGTGCCTCGACCTGATTGCAAAAATATTCCTTGACCCCGGCGACCGGGTCGGCATGGAGCGGCCGGGCTACCTTGGCGCAATCGAGGCCTTCTCGCTCTACGAACCGGTGTTTGCCGCGGTGCCGCTCGACACCGAGGGCCCGGACCCTGCCGCGTTCGAAGCCATGCAGAACGCCGGGCCGGTCAGGTTCTTCTACGGCATCCCCAACTCCCAGAACCCCTCGGGCTGCACGTACTCGCAGGACCGGCGAAAAGCGATCGCGGAATGCCTTTCGGGCACGGACACGGTCTTTTATGAGGACGACGCGTTCGGGGAGCTCTTCTTCGATGCAAAGCCGCGCCTGCCCGTGAAACGCTATCTCCCGGACCAGTCCGTCATGTCGGGATCGTTCTCGAAGATCACGGCGCCCGGCATGCGGATCGGGTGGATCTATGCCCCAAAAGAGATCCTCGCCGCGTTCAATACCGTAAAACAGGCAGCGGACCTCCACTCGAACTTCCTCTGCCAGCAGATCCTCGCCCGGTATCTTGCAACAACCGACCTCGACGCCCACATCAGAAAGATCGTCGGCGTCTATGCCCGGCAGTGCCGGCTCATGTGCGATCTCTTCGACGACCTCATGCCGGCGCTCTCCCATACCACACCCGAGGGCGGGATGTTTCTGACCGCAACCCTTCCCCGGGGGATGGATGCAATGGACGTCTTCCGCGAAGGAGTTGCCCACAAGGTCGCGGTGCTGCCCGGCATGCCCTTCTTTGTGGACGGTGGCGGGGCGGACACGATCCGGCTCAACTTCTCCAGTTCTTCCGAAGAGACAATCACGGAAGGCATGCACCGCCTCGCCGGGGTTGTCAATCGCGCACAATAG
- a CDS encoding C-GCAxxG-C-C family protein: MTLTRADEAAAIFSEGYSCAQAVAAAFAEDFGIEKEKALRLSCGFGGGMSHTGGTCGAVTGALMVIGMKYGMTDASDPGAKAKTYAVANEFITEFLRRNHAVSCTDLLGHNLSDPKELALVKENNLFRVTCTRYVHDAGEILEKIL, from the coding sequence ATGACACTGACACGGGCCGATGAAGCGGCGGCAATCTTCTCCGAAGGGTACTCATGTGCGCAGGCGGTTGCAGCCGCATTTGCGGAAGATTTCGGGATCGAGAAGGAAAAAGCGCTCCGGCTCTCCTGCGGCTTTGGCGGGGGGATGTCGCACACGGGCGGCACCTGCGGGGCGGTGACGGGAGCGCTCATGGTGATCGGGATGAAGTACGGCATGACCGATGCCAGCGATCCCGGGGCAAAGGCAAAGACGTACGCGGTTGCAAACGAGTTTATTACCGAATTTCTGCGCCGGAACCACGCGGTCAGCTGTACGGACCTTTTAGGCCACAACCTGTCCGATCCAAAAGAGCTTGCGCTTGTTAAAGAGAACAACCTGTTCCGGGTCACATGCACGCGCTACGTGCACGATGCCGGTGAAATCCTGGAAAAAATTTTATAA
- a CDS encoding type II toxin-antitoxin system HicB family antitoxin → MQYTIVLEPDDCGGFTARCVELPGTFCQGANKGEALDRLREAIGQVQQAQQADLHRTIQSLTSEIIRIEVADAA, encoded by the coding sequence ATGCAGTACACAATCGTTCTCGAACCCGATGACTGCGGCGGCTTTACCGCCCGGTGTGTCGAGCTCCCGGGAACCTTCTGCCAGGGTGCGAACAAGGGAGAAGCGCTCGACCGGCTCCGTGAAGCGATCGGGCAGGTACAGCAGGCCCAGCAGGCCGACCTGCACCGCACGATCCAGTCCCTCACATCCGAGATCATCAGGATCGAAGTAGCCGACGCTGCGTAA